GCACAGCGATGACCTGCTCCAGAGCTTCGTAAAATGCTCGCCGCTCAGCAACCGGTCCTTTGTTTGAGCTTTTCCAGTTGGTCACCTTCGAAAGTTTCTCCTCGCCGCCTCCCTCAATCCGCAGGTCGAGATCCTCCGAAAATCTTTCGATCAAGTTGAATCCTTTTGAAAGGGAGGTTCCTTCTTTGAACCAAATCTCCATCCTCGTCCGTGAAAGCGCCCAGAGTGAATGCGTAACCCAGTAGTCTTTTTCGATGGGGCCTGTTCCCAAGCCGCGGTTCTGCG
This window of the Bdellovibrionota bacterium genome carries:
- a CDS encoding nucleotidyl transferase AbiEii/AbiGii toxin family protein gives rise to the protein MTYIHEDPEFGELVQIVAQNRGLGTGPIEKDYWVTHSLWALSRTRMEIWFKEGTSLSKGFNLIERFSEDLDLRIEGGGEEKLSKVTNWKSSNKGPVAERRAFYEALEQVIAVPGSVVQLDREQMDKEVR